Proteins co-encoded in one Leucobacter exalbidus genomic window:
- a CDS encoding sugar phosphate isomerase/epimerase, giving the protein MNEQLAQNPGLRIGTAPDSWGVWFPNDPNQVPWERFLDEVVASGYEWIELGPYGYLPTEPHQLEDELGKRGLKLSAGTVFTGFHKGEDEWKRAWDQALNVAGLASKLGAEHLVVIPDLWRSDATSEVLEARTLDDAQWKKLGAGHDRLGKALLEEFGMKQQFHSHADSHIGTTREVVRFLDETDERYTNLCLDTGHFAYYGGDNVKLIEERPERIGYLHLKQVDPTLLFDVLKNDTPFADAVTQGIMIEPPQGIPDLAPVIEAVANIDSEIFAIVEQDMYGCGVDTPFPIAKRTREHIFGCTHLARIS; this is encoded by the coding sequence GTGAATGAACAGTTGGCCCAGAACCCGGGCCTGCGCATTGGCACCGCCCCCGATTCCTGGGGCGTGTGGTTTCCGAATGACCCGAACCAGGTGCCCTGGGAACGGTTTCTTGATGAGGTAGTCGCCTCAGGCTACGAGTGGATCGAGCTGGGCCCCTACGGGTACCTGCCCACCGAACCTCACCAGCTAGAGGACGAACTTGGTAAGCGCGGCCTGAAGCTCTCGGCCGGCACCGTTTTCACCGGGTTCCACAAGGGTGAAGACGAGTGGAAGCGTGCCTGGGACCAGGCGCTCAATGTCGCGGGCCTCGCCTCAAAGCTTGGCGCAGAACACCTCGTGGTGATCCCTGATTTGTGGCGCAGCGACGCCACGAGCGAGGTGCTCGAGGCACGCACGCTCGATGATGCGCAGTGGAAGAAGCTGGGCGCCGGTCACGACCGCCTCGGCAAGGCCCTGCTCGAAGAATTCGGCATGAAGCAGCAGTTCCACTCGCACGCCGACAGCCACATCGGCACCACACGCGAGGTCGTACGCTTCCTCGACGAAACCGACGAGCGCTACACGAACCTCTGCCTCGATACAGGCCACTTCGCATACTACGGCGGCGACAACGTCAAGCTCATCGAGGAGCGACCCGAACGCATCGGATACTTGCACCTGAAGCAGGTCGATCCGACGCTGCTGTTCGACGTGCTGAAGAACGATACGCCGTTTGCCGATGCGGTCACGCAGGGCATCATGATCGAACCGCCGCAGGGCATCCCCGATCTCGCGCCGGTGATCGAAGCGGTCGCCAATATCGATTCTGAGATCTTCGCGATCGTCGAGCAAGACATGTACGGCTGCGGCGTCGATACACCCTTCCCCATCGCCAAGCGCACCCGCGAACATATCTTCGGATGCACCCACCTGGCCCGAATTTCCTGA